GGCAGGGCCTGATCATCGACCCGGCACGGCTCCGTAAGGGTTCGCACAGCTTCTGTAATCTGTTGCGGCGGCAGTGATAAAAATAAACGCGGCCAGTCACGGCGTGGATATGATGTGGAATCGGTCATGTGAGTTTTCCTCTCAACCAGGTTGAAAAATAATCAAAAACGAGAATGACGCTCAGAATCACCAGGATCAGGGCGGCGGATTCATCGTACTTGAACAGTCGTAAGGTATCGTGGAGGGCGAGACCTATGCCGCCCGCTCCGACCAAACCAAGCACTGAGGCCATGCGGACATTCCGGTCCATGATGTAGAGGGTGAAGCCGATGGCTTCGCGCAGAATGGAAGGCCAGCCCGCATACATCACAACCTGACTTCTGCTCGCGCCGGTCGCCTGGACCGCCTCGACAACGCCCTTGTCGATACGCTCCAGGTTTTCGGCGAAAAATTTCCCCAGGAATCCGGCGGTATGAACACCAAGGGCCAATGCACCGGGAAGCGGGCCGAGACCCAGGGCCGCCACGAAAATAAGAGCCAGCAACAGATCGGGCATGGCGCGGAGAAGATTCAGTGTTTCGCGGGCAATCCGGTATGTCACCCTGCCGGGCGTCAGGTTGCGCGCCGCGAAAGGGGCCAGTATAAAAGCCGTGATGAACGCGATGAGCGTGCCCCACAAGGCCGTCGCGATGGTCTGGGCCATGAGTTGTAGATATCTAGACAACTCCGAAAAGTCCGGTGCCGTATAGCGGCTGAAATATTCAGCCATGTCCTCCACGCCATAGAGCAGCGTATGGAAGGAAATATCCAGGTCGAAAACGAT
This portion of the bacterium genome encodes:
- the phnE gene encoding phosphonate ABC transporter, permease protein PhnE → MKKLSTPPPKKPFNPAPIWFSLWIALLWLIVFDLDISFHTLLYGVEDMAEYFSRYTAPDFSELSRYLQLMAQTIATALWGTLIAFITAFILAPFAARNLTPGRVTYRIARETLNLLRAMPDLLLALIFVAALGLGPLPGALALGVHTAGFLGKFFAENLERIDKGVVEAVQATGASRSQVVMYAGWPSILREAIGFTLYIMDRNVRMASVLGLVGAGGIGLALHDTLRLFKYDESAALILVILSVILVFDYFSTWLRGKLT